Proteins encoded together in one Lepisosteus oculatus isolate fLepOcu1 chromosome 2, fLepOcu1.hap2, whole genome shotgun sequence window:
- the sh3bgrl2 gene encoding SH3 domain-binding glutamic acid-rich-like protein 2 isoform X2 has product MGITSISFTIMIKKRQQDVVGFLEANKIVFEEVDITMVEEQRLWMYKNIPKEKLPEKGNPLPPQIFQDEKYCGDYEDFFQSKENNTVFSFLGLNSQPSVKDS; this is encoded by the exons ATCAAGAAGAGACAGCAGGATGTGGTGGGGTTCTTGGAGGCCAACAAGATTGTGTTTGAAGAAGTGGATATAACCATGGTGGAGGAACAGAGACTGTGGATGTACAAGAACATTCCCAAAGAGAAGCTCCCAGAGAAAGGGAACCCACTCCCACCTCAGATATTTCAAGACGAAAAGTACTGTGGG GACTATGAAGATTTCTTTCAATCGAAAGAGAACAACACTGTGTTTTCATTCTTAGGACTGAATTCCCAGCCGTCGGTGAAG GATTCTTAA
- the LOC102691525 gene encoding SH3 domain-binding glutamic acid-rich-like protein 3, with protein sequence MALTIYYSSVSGSREVKQQQTEIFQYLDSMKMKYKALDIAVSNDIKQEMRQKTGNPTAMPPQIFNGEVYCGDYAIFFQALEDRKADEFFKLRSS encoded by the exons ATGGCTCTGACTATCTACTATTCCAGCGTCAGTGGCTCCAGAGAG GTAAAACAGCAACAAACTGAAATCTTTCAGTATCTGGACTctatgaaaatgaaatacaaagctTTGGATATTGCTGTAAGTAATGACATAAAACAGGAAATGCGTCAGAAGACTGGCAATCCTACAGCAATGCCACCTCAGATCTTTAATGGAGAAGTCTATTGTGGG GACTATGCAATCTTCTTTCAAGCGCTGGAGGACAGGAAAGCAGATGAATTTTTCAAGCTGAGATCTTCATAA